The following proteins are co-located in the Alkalibaculum bacchi genome:
- the pdaB gene encoding polysaccharide deacetylase family sporulation protein PdaB: MKVYFLSKKTMVIIAAILVVIILSLVFMTSKGEGLASVFNAQEKLLPIYSVDKEDKTIAISFDAAWGDEFTQEILDILKKEDIKTTFFLVGMWVDKYPEQVQAIADAGHEIGNHSSSHPDMTKLDKNKMKEELNSTNEKISKYKELDTFLFRPPFGAYNNDLIKTVEELGGYTIQWDVDSLDWKNEGAEQIVNRVVSNVKPGSIVLFHNNAEYTTQALPTIIKELKDQGYTIVPISELIYKENYTMDHTGKQIQNNVKN, translated from the coding sequence TTGAAGGTATATTTTCTATCTAAAAAAACAATGGTCATCATAGCAGCGATTTTAGTTGTAATCATTTTATCATTAGTTTTTATGACTTCAAAAGGAGAAGGACTAGCATCTGTTTTTAATGCACAGGAGAAGTTATTGCCAATATACAGTGTAGACAAGGAGGATAAAACCATAGCCATATCCTTTGATGCTGCTTGGGGTGACGAATTTACTCAAGAAATATTGGATATATTAAAAAAGGAGGACATTAAGACTACATTCTTTTTAGTAGGCATGTGGGTTGACAAGTACCCTGAACAAGTTCAAGCCATTGCAGATGCAGGGCATGAAATTGGGAATCACTCTAGTTCACATCCAGATATGACCAAACTAGACAAAAATAAAATGAAAGAAGAGCTCAATAGTACAAACGAAAAGATTAGTAAGTACAAAGAGTTAGACACTTTTTTATTTAGACCGCCTTTTGGTGCTTATAACAATGATTTGATTAAAACCGTTGAGGAATTAGGTGGCTATACGATTCAGTGGGATGTAGACTCTTTAGACTGGAAAAATGAAGGCGCTGAGCAAATTGTCAATCGTGTAGTATCTAATGTAAAGCCAGGATCCATTGTCCTTTTCCATAATAATGCAGAGTATACTACTCAAGCTTTGCCAACAATCATTAAAGAGCTAAAAGATCAAGGTTATACTATTGTGCCTATTTCTGAACTCATTTATAAGGAAAATTATACAATGGATCATACGGGAAAACAAATTCAGAATAATGTTAAAAATTAA
- a CDS encoding DUF4364 family protein, whose product MYFDSENILENKLIILFALSQFNIPMTKEQITQIILENVQISYFDIQFLIENLKTDAFIYEMSEAGVSYYSISEPGRSTLKLFESRIPTYIKEIITMFISQNKDKVLRQVKYQSSYVKQSDGEFIVNLVLLENEVSLIDIKLNVVNKNQAEFVCSNWEKNGDKLYTQLINTLIHE is encoded by the coding sequence ATGTATTTCGATTCTGAAAATATTTTAGAAAACAAATTAATCATCTTATTTGCTTTGTCTCAATTCAACATACCTATGACAAAAGAGCAAATAACACAGATCATATTAGAAAATGTACAAATCAGTTATTTTGATATTCAATTCCTGATTGAGAATCTTAAAACAGATGCGTTTATCTATGAAATGTCGGAGGCTGGAGTATCTTATTACTCTATCTCTGAGCCAGGAAGATCTACACTTAAACTCTTTGAAAGTAGAATCCCAACTTATATAAAAGAAATTATCACAATGTTCATCTCTCAAAATAAAGACAAAGTACTTAGACAGGTAAAATATCAATCTTCTTATGTAAAACAGAGCGATGGAGAATTTATTGTAAACCTAGTATTGTTAGAAAATGAAGTCTCTTTAATTGATATAAAGCTCAATGTTGTGAACAAAAATCAAGCAGAATTCGTATGTTCAAATTGGGAAAAAAACGGGGATAAACTATACACTCAGCTCATCAATACTTTAATACATGAGTAA
- a CDS encoding aspartyl-phosphate phosphatase Spo0E family protein yields MENVYDCIKELKNQMNKLIEENTDNLLRPEVIEISQKLDKLIYESMTEDQ; encoded by the coding sequence ATGGAAAATGTATATGATTGCATTAAGGAATTAAAGAATCAGATGAATAAATTAATCGAAGAAAATACTGATAATCTTCTAAGACCCGAAGTCATTGAAATTAGTCAGAAACTAGACAAGTTAATCTACGAAAGTATGACTGAAGATCAGTAG
- a CDS encoding valine--tRNA ligase, producing the protein MLETNMSTVYNPKDMEEKIYSHWESQGYFKPEINPKGDPYTIVMPPPNITGQLHLGHAFDGTLQDILTRWKRMQGYAALWLPGTDHASIATEVKVVEKIRQEEDRTKEEIGREEFLNRAWDWATEYKGRITNQFKKLGASCDWSRERFTMDEGCSEAVKEAFVRLYDKGLIYRGSRIINWCPDCKTALSDAEVEYSEQQGHFWHIRYPIKDSDEYVIVATTRPETMLGDSGVAVNPEDQRYKHLVGKTVILPLVNREIPIVADDYVDMEFGTGVVKMTPAHDPNDFEVGLRHNLEQIRVMNDDASMNELAGKYEGLDRYEARKQIVEDLREFGLLEKIEGHDHNVGSCYRCDTTVEPIISSQWFVDMKPLAEPAIEAVKNKSTNFVPDRFSKIYFNWMENIKDWCISRQLWWGHRIPAYYCQDCGEVMVAKEKPTSCTKCQSHNIYQDEDVLDTWFSSALWPFSTLGWPNDTEDLKKHYPTNVLVTAYDIIFFWVARMIFSGIEQMGETPFKDVYIHGLIRDSQGRKMSKSLGNGINPLEVIKEYGADVLRFTIVTGNAPGNDIRWSDDKIIANRNFANKIWNASRFVMMNIHEDTFEQESLALENLENADKWIISRLNKITSEITDNMEKYEMGIAAQKLYDFIWNEFCDWYIELVKSRLYNKDGGNSKIAAQYTLAFVLKNALKLLHPFMPFITEEIYTHLVDEDTIMKAVWPVYNEKFNFQKEEEEIELVMDIIKSVRNIRAEMNVVPSKKAEILIVAKDQAIEQVILNGKGYIMSLANATDVRVLNKSQVPDNVASSVISGGEIFIPLADLIDKEKEIERLNKEKAYLEKEVDRVNKKLANEGFVKKAPQKIIDEEKAKKEKYETMLQNVIEMLNKYL; encoded by the coding sequence TTGTTGGAAACAAATATGTCCACGGTATATAATCCAAAAGACATGGAAGAAAAAATATATTCTCATTGGGAGTCTCAAGGTTATTTTAAACCTGAAATCAATCCTAAAGGAGATCCATATACAATAGTAATGCCACCTCCAAATATTACAGGGCAACTTCATTTGGGACATGCTTTTGATGGTACATTACAAGATATTTTGACTCGTTGGAAGCGTATGCAAGGCTATGCAGCACTATGGCTACCTGGAACAGATCATGCTAGTATTGCTACAGAAGTAAAAGTAGTAGAGAAGATTCGCCAAGAGGAAGATAGGACCAAAGAAGAGATTGGACGAGAAGAGTTTTTAAATCGAGCTTGGGACTGGGCAACTGAATATAAGGGCAGAATTACCAATCAGTTTAAAAAATTAGGCGCTTCTTGTGACTGGTCTAGAGAAAGATTCACTATGGACGAAGGCTGTAGTGAAGCAGTAAAGGAAGCTTTTGTAAGATTGTACGACAAGGGCCTTATTTATCGTGGAAGCCGCATTATTAATTGGTGTCCCGATTGTAAAACCGCCCTTTCTGATGCCGAAGTAGAATATAGCGAGCAACAAGGTCATTTTTGGCATATTCGCTACCCAATTAAGGATAGCGATGAATATGTGATCGTTGCTACAACAAGACCAGAGACTATGCTAGGAGACTCAGGTGTTGCAGTAAACCCAGAGGACCAAAGATACAAACACCTTGTTGGAAAGACTGTAATTTTACCTTTAGTAAATAGAGAGATTCCAATCGTTGCAGATGACTACGTAGATATGGAATTTGGTACAGGTGTAGTAAAAATGACTCCTGCACATGACCCTAATGACTTTGAGGTAGGTTTAAGGCATAATCTTGAACAAATTAGGGTAATGAATGACGATGCTAGCATGAATGAACTAGCAGGAAAATATGAAGGTTTAGATCGGTATGAAGCTAGAAAGCAAATTGTAGAGGACTTGAGAGAGTTTGGTCTTCTAGAAAAAATTGAAGGCCATGATCACAATGTAGGTTCTTGTTACCGCTGCGATACAACTGTTGAGCCCATTATTTCTAGCCAATGGTTTGTAGATATGAAACCTTTAGCAGAACCGGCAATTGAAGCTGTAAAAAATAAGTCTACAAACTTTGTTCCAGATCGATTTAGTAAGATTTACTTTAACTGGATGGAAAATATAAAAGACTGGTGTATATCAAGACAGCTTTGGTGGGGACACCGAATTCCTGCTTATTACTGTCAGGATTGCGGTGAAGTAATGGTAGCCAAAGAAAAGCCAACTTCCTGTACAAAATGCCAGTCTCACAATATTTATCAAGATGAAGATGTACTTGATACTTGGTTTAGTTCAGCGTTATGGCCATTTTCTACATTAGGCTGGCCTAATGATACCGAAGATTTAAAGAAGCATTATCCTACTAATGTATTAGTAACAGCATATGATATCATCTTTTTCTGGGTAGCTCGGATGATCTTCTCTGGAATCGAACAAATGGGAGAAACACCCTTTAAGGACGTATATATCCACGGTTTGATTCGAGATTCGCAGGGTAGAAAGATGAGTAAATCCCTAGGAAATGGAATTAATCCTTTAGAAGTTATTAAGGAATATGGTGCTGATGTCTTAAGATTCACTATAGTAACTGGAAATGCTCCAGGTAATGATATTCGCTGGTCCGATGACAAAATCATCGCTAATCGTAACTTTGCCAATAAGATTTGGAATGCATCTCGATTTGTTATGATGAATATTCATGAAGATACTTTTGAGCAAGAAAGTCTTGCACTAGAAAATTTAGAAAATGCAGATAAATGGATCATCAGTCGATTAAATAAAATTACCTCTGAAATAACAGACAATATGGAAAAATACGAAATGGGTATTGCAGCTCAAAAGCTTTACGACTTTATTTGGAATGAATTCTGCGATTGGTATATTGAACTTGTAAAATCTAGATTGTATAATAAAGACGGTGGCAATAGCAAGATTGCAGCACAGTATACATTAGCTTTTGTCTTAAAAAATGCACTTAAACTTTTACATCCATTTATGCCTTTTATAACGGAGGAAATATATACTCATTTAGTTGATGAAGACACGATTATGAAAGCAGTTTGGCCTGTTTACAATGAAAAGTTTAACTTCCAAAAGGAAGAAGAGGAAATTGAACTCGTTATGGATATTATCAAAAGCGTGCGAAATATCCGAGCAGAGATGAATGTTGTCCCATCAAAAAAGGCAGAGATCCTCATAGTAGCCAAAGATCAAGCTATTGAACAAGTCATCTTAAATGGTAAAGGCTATATTATGAGTCTAGCAAATGCTACTGATGTTCGTGTACTAAATAAATCTCAGGTTCCAGACAATGTAGCAAGCAGTGTAATCAGTGGAGGAGAAATCTTTATTCCTTTAGCAGATTTAATCGACAAAGAAAAGGAAATTGAGAGGCTTAATAAAGAGAAGGCTTATCTTGAAAAAGAAGTAGACCGAGTAAATAAAAAGCTGGCCAATGAAGGTTTTGTAAAAAAAGCACCTCAGAAAATAATAGATGAGGAAAAGGCCAAAAAAGAAAAGTATGAGACCATGTTACAAAATGTAATAGAAATGTTAAACAAATACCTTTAG
- the mgtE gene encoding magnesium transporter, which yields MIPLEQVIELIDKKQFKELRNYLSTLHPFDISEIMEELNSKHSLLVFRLLSKDMAIEVFSHMEPAYQAKFSELIAEEELREIVNELNFDDKIDYLEEIPAVLVKKILKNTPESERKLINQFFNYPEYSAGSIMTIEFIDFKKQMTVKDSIARIRKIGYDKETIYTCYVTDRFRKLEGIISLKDLILADEYAKIEDVMQSDFISVTTTTDQETVATTFRDYDLLALPVVDSENRLVGIITVDDVIDVMEEEVTEDFHLMAGMQANEESYLDTSVKDLVKKRFPWLAILMISAAFTRAIMEGYDSLLSSVILLSANIPMLMGTSGNAGSQASTLMVRSIAVGDVVFKDIFKVLWKELRVSISIGIGLAILNFISLIFFSHYPLDISLIVSVTLIATITVAKLIGSSLPILAKKIGLDPAIMANPMISTILDALVLITYFSICSMALGI from the coding sequence GTGATTCCCTTGGAACAAGTAATAGAATTAATCGACAAAAAACAATTTAAGGAGTTAAGAAATTATCTATCTACACTACACCCTTTTGATATCTCTGAGATCATGGAAGAACTCAATAGCAAGCATAGCTTACTGGTTTTTCGATTGCTGTCAAAAGACATGGCCATTGAGGTATTTTCTCACATGGAGCCAGCTTACCAGGCTAAATTTTCTGAGTTAATTGCGGAAGAAGAACTAAGAGAGATTGTCAATGAGCTTAACTTTGACGATAAAATTGACTACCTTGAAGAAATTCCAGCCGTCTTAGTAAAAAAAATCTTAAAGAATACTCCTGAAAGCGAACGAAAATTAATCAATCAATTCTTTAATTACCCTGAATACTCTGCTGGCAGTATTATGACTATTGAATTTATCGATTTTAAGAAACAAATGACTGTGAAAGATTCCATTGCCCGGATTCGAAAAATAGGCTATGACAAAGAAACGATTTACACATGCTATGTTACAGATCGCTTTCGAAAACTAGAAGGGATAATCTCATTAAAAGATTTAATTTTAGCTGATGAATATGCCAAAATAGAAGATGTTATGCAAAGTGATTTTATATCTGTAACAACAACAACAGATCAAGAAACAGTAGCAACTACTTTCCGTGATTACGATTTACTGGCTCTTCCAGTCGTAGATTCAGAAAATCGATTAGTTGGTATTATCACAGTTGATGACGTCATCGATGTAATGGAAGAGGAGGTTACAGAAGACTTTCACTTAATGGCAGGTATGCAGGCCAATGAAGAAAGCTATTTAGATACTTCTGTCAAGGATTTAGTAAAAAAACGTTTTCCTTGGTTAGCTATTCTAATGATATCCGCTGCCTTCACAAGAGCAATTATGGAAGGTTATGATTCTCTATTAAGCAGTGTCATACTTCTCAGCGCTAACATTCCAATGCTGATGGGAACTAGTGGGAATGCTGGGTCTCAAGCTTCAACTTTAATGGTTCGTTCTATAGCTGTAGGAGATGTCGTTTTTAAAGACATATTCAAAGTACTATGGAAAGAATTGCGAGTCAGTATTTCCATAGGTATAGGATTAGCGATACTTAATTTTATCTCCTTAATTTTTTTCAGCCATTACCCTTTAGATATATCTCTTATTGTAAGTGTTACTTTAATCGCAACGATTACGGTAGCAAAATTGATCGGTTCGTCTTTGCCTATTCTCGCCAAGAAAATAGGGTTAGACCCTGCGATTATGGCCAATCCCATGATCAGCACTATATTAGATGCCTTGGTTTTAATTACATATTTTAGTATATGTAGTATGGCACTGGGGATTTAA
- a CDS encoding MGDG synthase family glycosyltransferase, translated as MKKVLIFSASTGGGHNIAAKSLREHFEASACDAITYDAFKETSSILDNVISKGYEKIVQITPRTYGRLYRAANNETLSHYVIAVITDIAEKRLLKIIQSENPALIVVTHPLVTNVLGTLKGEGEFDTPIISIVTDYMIHRAYLNKNVSAYIVGSEYTKEDMIEKGVPGDKIYPYGIPVRKSFLDYNSKIIKDYEVDLSVLLMGGSMGVSQVEKALSSLLKTKHYLKIIVVCGNNEKLKKRIEKLVQEEETTKKIEIHGFVEQIPKLMDMADVIITKPGGLTTTEAIIKNIPMIIPYYIPGQEEENADFLQETGMAIKVDHIEDITSVVDHLVTNKDILDNMAKNMSELSKEQSIERIIKLGNELMNK; from the coding sequence GTGAAAAAAGTATTAATTTTTTCAGCCTCAACAGGTGGAGGACATAATATCGCAGCGAAATCCTTGAGAGAACACTTTGAAGCTTCTGCTTGTGATGCGATTACATATGACGCTTTTAAAGAAACCAGCAGTATATTGGACAATGTGATTTCAAAAGGTTATGAAAAAATTGTTCAAATTACGCCTCGTACATACGGTAGATTGTATCGAGCTGCAAATAATGAAACATTAAGCCATTATGTCATCGCAGTAATAACAGATATCGCTGAAAAAAGGCTTTTAAAGATTATTCAGTCTGAAAACCCAGCATTGATTGTGGTCACACATCCTCTTGTAACAAACGTTTTAGGAACGCTTAAAGGAGAAGGCGAATTTGATACGCCGATCATTTCAATTGTCACAGATTATATGATTCATAGGGCATATCTCAATAAAAATGTAAGTGCATATATCGTAGGAAGTGAGTACACAAAGGAAGATATGATAGAAAAAGGCGTGCCAGGCGACAAAATCTACCCTTATGGTATTCCAGTAAGAAAGTCTTTCTTAGATTATAACTCAAAAATCATAAAAGATTACGAAGTGGATCTATCTGTATTGTTGATGGGTGGCTCAATGGGAGTTTCACAGGTAGAAAAGGCATTGTCTAGTCTACTGAAAACAAAGCATTATTTAAAAATTATTGTGGTATGCGGAAATAATGAGAAACTAAAGAAGAGAATTGAAAAATTAGTTCAGGAAGAAGAAACAACTAAAAAAATCGAAATTCATGGCTTTGTAGAACAAATTCCAAAACTAATGGATATGGCGGATGTAATTATAACAAAACCAGGTGGGCTGACTACTACAGAAGCAATTATAAAAAATATTCCCATGATTATTCCTTACTATATACCTGGACAAGAAGAAGAAAATGCAGATTTTCTACAAGAAACAGGCATGGCCATTAAAGTAGATCATATTGAGGATATTACTAGCGTAGTAGATCATCTAGTAACCAATAAGGATATTTTAGATAATATGGCTAAAAATATGTCTGAATTGTCAAAAGAACAATCCATAGAACGCATTATAAAGCTAGGTAATGAGCTGATGAACAAATAA
- a CDS encoding SIR2 family protein: MKSMIFFGAGASKSEGAPLQDELFSAYFNECSKDKDRYYNVLQDFFMKAYNLDVRNTKVFPTFEEILGLLYSAEKRRESFYFNTEEIKEGIIFSMAEILDRKFLKGSTYHNQLIEKLKKEQLLMDVIFITTNYDLLLDSAILSNGLDIDYGFKNIYKHQSECLPLYKIFGSLNWKYCDVCDNFLISSQIEDGMLKSIIKEDYACNICHNQFKSIIVPPTFYKEISNYYLNNIYHNLNKGLYEVENIIFCGYSFPDADLYIKFILKRAELYKDKPFNIIIINNYEGKLPEKIEKEKDKYKLFFNGNIHYTNHSFQDFCKEPERFIPH; this comes from the coding sequence ATGAAAAGTATGATTTTTTTTGGTGCAGGGGCCTCAAAATCAGAAGGAGCGCCTTTACAAGATGAATTGTTTTCTGCTTATTTTAATGAATGTTCGAAGGATAAAGACAGATATTATAATGTCTTACAAGATTTTTTTATGAAAGCTTATAATCTGGATGTAAGAAATACAAAAGTATTTCCTACTTTCGAAGAAATTCTAGGATTGCTTTATTCAGCAGAGAAAAGACGAGAATCGTTTTACTTTAATACAGAAGAAATCAAAGAGGGCATCATATTTTCCATGGCAGAAATTTTAGACCGCAAATTTCTCAAGGGTAGTACTTATCACAATCAACTTATCGAGAAACTAAAAAAAGAGCAGCTTCTTATGGATGTGATTTTCATTACCACAAATTACGATTTGCTCCTAGACAGTGCAATACTGTCTAATGGATTAGACATCGACTATGGGTTTAAAAATATTTATAAGCATCAATCGGAGTGTTTGCCTTTGTATAAGATTTTTGGGTCTTTAAACTGGAAATATTGTGATGTGTGCGATAATTTTTTAATATCTTCTCAGATCGAAGACGGAATGCTCAAGAGCATCATTAAAGAAGATTACGCTTGTAATATCTGCCATAATCAGTTTAAATCCATTATCGTTCCGCCTACTTTTTACAAAGAAATAAGTAATTATTATCTAAATAATATTTATCATAATTTAAATAAAGGCTTATATGAAGTAGAAAATATCATTTTTTGTGGTTATTCCTTTCCTGATGCAGATCTCTATATTAAGTTTATACTAAAACGAGCGGAACTATATAAAGACAAACCCTTTAATATCATCATCATCAATAATTATGAGGGAAAACTACCAGAAAAAATTGAAAAAGAAAAAGATAAGTATAAGCTTTTCTTTAATGGAAATATTCATTATACGAATCACTCTTTCCAAGATTTTTGTAAAGAACCAGAAAGATTCATTCCTCATTAA
- a CDS encoding ABC transporter substrate-binding protein, producing the protein MKKSRLLIAPLLIITLLLFSFAGCQKQELKTIKVAEVTHSIFYAPLYAAISQGFFEEEGLQLEVTNSQGADKVLTAVISGDADIGFCGPEASVYVYNQGKEDYAISFAQLTKRDGSFIVAREPDPDFTFEKLKGKHVLGGRKGGMPLMSLEWVLKENGVDPVKDMNMDTSIQFAALAGAFKGGTGDYVSLFEPTALALEKEGVGYVVASLGLASGEVPYTCFNATKSFMAENPNEIQGFTNAIYKGQLWVQEHSYTEIAEAIIEFFPDTEMDDLIAVVKRYKDQDSWNNTPILSEHSFDHLQNILDSAGELDARAPYSDLVNTSFAEKAVETIK; encoded by the coding sequence TTGAAGAAAAGTCGTTTACTTATTGCTCCCCTACTTATTATTACTCTTTTGTTATTTTCCTTTGCAGGATGCCAAAAACAAGAGCTTAAAACCATCAAAGTCGCAGAAGTTACCCATTCTATCTTCTATGCTCCACTCTACGCAGCGATTAGCCAAGGTTTCTTTGAAGAAGAGGGCTTGCAATTAGAAGTTACAAACAGCCAAGGTGCAGACAAAGTACTTACTGCCGTTATTTCGGGAGATGCAGATATTGGATTTTGTGGTCCGGAGGCATCTGTTTATGTTTATAATCAAGGTAAAGAAGATTATGCCATTTCTTTTGCTCAATTAACAAAGAGAGACGGATCTTTTATTGTCGCTAGAGAACCTGATCCAGACTTTACTTTTGAAAAATTAAAAGGAAAGCATGTATTAGGTGGTCGAAAAGGTGGAATGCCTCTTATGAGCTTAGAATGGGTTCTTAAGGAAAACGGAGTCGACCCTGTAAAAGATATGAATATGGATACAAGTATCCAATTCGCAGCATTAGCTGGTGCCTTTAAAGGTGGTACTGGAGATTATGTATCTTTATTTGAGCCTACAGCATTAGCACTAGAAAAAGAAGGTGTTGGTTATGTAGTAGCTTCCCTTGGCTTAGCAAGTGGTGAAGTACCATATACTTGTTTTAATGCTACAAAAAGTTTTATGGCAGAAAATCCTAACGAAATTCAAGGATTCACTAATGCTATTTACAAAGGTCAACTTTGGGTGCAAGAACACTCTTATACAGAAATTGCAGAGGCGATTATTGAATTTTTCCCAGATACAGAAATGGATGATTTGATCGCTGTAGTAAAAAGATATAAAGATCAAGACTCATGGAATAACACTCCAATATTAAGCGAACATTCTTTTGATCACTTACAAAATATTCTTGATTCTGCAGGTGAATTAGATGCAAGAGCACCATATTCTGATCTTGTAAATACATCTTTTGCAGAGAAGGCTGTTGAGACAATTAAATGA
- a CDS encoding ABC transporter ATP-binding protein, whose amino-acid sequence MPTPAARIKNLRKIFHTRNGETLAIEDFSLHINEGEFIVLVGPSGCGKTTVLSILAGLVQPSSGEIIYCDDHVRMGYMLQDDHLFPWRTILDNIYLGLEIQGRDTIENKERAESLLTTYGLSKFKNHYPNQLSGGMRQRAALIRTLAVNPEILLLDEPFSALDYQTRMAVTDDIGSIIKREAKTAVMVTHDITEAISLADRVVIMTQRPGKIKKIHDIILTGTDGTPSQNRKAPEFMNYYNDIWKELDIHVQ is encoded by the coding sequence ATGCCTACTCCAGCGGCACGAATTAAAAATTTAAGAAAAATTTTTCATACTAGAAATGGAGAGACATTAGCTATAGAGGATTTTTCTCTACACATTAATGAAGGAGAATTCATCGTATTAGTAGGGCCAAGTGGATGCGGCAAGACTACGGTATTATCAATATTAGCTGGTTTAGTTCAACCATCCTCAGGTGAGATTATTTACTGCGATGACCACGTCCGAATGGGCTATATGTTACAAGACGATCACCTTTTTCCTTGGAGGACGATTTTAGACAATATATATCTAGGATTAGAAATTCAGGGACGTGATACAATTGAAAATAAGGAAAGAGCAGAATCCTTACTTACAACTTATGGTTTGTCCAAGTTTAAGAATCATTATCCAAACCAATTGTCTGGTGGCATGAGACAACGAGCTGCATTAATTCGAACATTAGCAGTGAATCCCGAAATCTTGCTTCTAGACGAACCCTTTTCTGCCTTAGATTATCAGACGAGAATGGCAGTAACGGATGATATTGGTTCTATCATCAAAAGAGAAGCTAAAACAGCAGTCATGGTTACCCACGACATTACAGAGGCTATTTCCTTAGCAGATCGGGTAGTCATTATGACACAGCGACCAGGAAAAATCAAAAAAATACATGATATTATATTGACTGGGACAGATGGTACGCCAAGTCAAAATAGAAAAGCTCCAGAATTTATGAATTACTATAATGATATATGGAAGGAGCTTGATATACATGTACAATGA
- a CDS encoding ABC transporter permease, which yields MYNDNQYSDEHIRYLRKIKKNERMVLITRIMILVLFVLLWEVAANLEWVDAFITSQPSKIVDTFGSLLASGTLFKHLFTTVAETVIGFVVSTIAGTLIAIALWWSPFLSEVVDPYLVVLNSLPKVALGPVILVWVGAGPASIIVMTLLISLFVTITSVYTGFKEVDKAKITLVETFGGTKKQVLTKVLLPATYPTIASALKINVGLSWVGVIMGEFLVSKAGLGYLIIYGSQVFQLDLVMTSTVVLAVSAGTMYAIVAWLEKKLIPYK from the coding sequence ATGTACAATGATAATCAATATTCAGATGAACACATAAGATATTTACGTAAAATAAAGAAAAACGAGCGTATGGTATTGATTACCCGTATTATGATATTAGTGCTCTTTGTCCTATTATGGGAAGTAGCAGCGAACCTAGAATGGGTTGACGCCTTCATTACAAGCCAACCGAGTAAAATTGTAGATACATTTGGATCTCTTTTAGCATCAGGTACTCTCTTTAAGCATCTGTTTACCACAGTAGCAGAAACTGTTATAGGATTTGTAGTCAGTACCATTGCGGGCACGCTTATTGCTATTGCACTTTGGTGGTCGCCTTTCCTCTCAGAAGTTGTAGACCCTTACTTAGTCGTATTAAACAGTTTGCCTAAAGTAGCCCTTGGGCCAGTTATCCTAGTATGGGTTGGTGCAGGTCCAGCATCCATCATCGTAATGACCTTACTGATTTCCTTGTTTGTAACCATAACAAGTGTATACACAGGCTTTAAAGAAGTGGATAAAGCAAAAATTACCTTAGTAGAGACATTTGGTGGCACCAAAAAACAAGTACTTACGAAAGTTTTACTGCCTGCTACTTATCCAACTATTGCAAGTGCATTAAAAATCAATGTGGGCTTATCCTGGGTAGGAGTTATCATGGGAGAGTTTTTAGTATCAAAAGCAGGTTTAGGCTATCTCATCATTTACGGCAGTCAAGTCTTCCAATTAGACTTAGTAATGACGAGCACCGTCGTATTAGCAGTATCCGCAGGTACTATGTATGCAATAGTTGCTTGGCTTGAAAAAAAACTCATACCTTATAAATAA
- a CDS encoding stress-responsive transcriptional regulator PspC, with amino-acid sequence MKNLIKIGTVVLSTALTVLGILYVIDKQQQKKIGGRLVKVDYRFSKEFE; translated from the coding sequence ATGAAAAATTTAATTAAAATAGGAACAGTAGTGCTTTCAACGGCACTTACAGTACTAGGTATACTTTATGTGATCGACAAGCAACAACAGAAGAAAATAGGCGGTAGATTGGTGAAGGTGGATTATAGGTTTTCGAAAGAGTTTGAGTAA